Proteins co-encoded in one Eriocheir sinensis breed Jianghai 21 chromosome 5, ASM2467909v1, whole genome shotgun sequence genomic window:
- the LOC126986269 gene encoding protein trapped in endoderm-1-like isoform X1, translating into MDTTTEDMGSFERSDAAGWAYVLTASAAIIISILGFFGNLLTILALPHARRLRHSATWLVVNLAVAEGIFCVTILPISAAHLLHLYHAERPLFDDTGCSVFVFLRYVNIQAELLSIAAIAINRCVLIANPKAYPRLFSGARTAMLVAGIWLVSIAIMLIPLLGIYGAFTYNNNTEECDFDDDTDQGRAPRKVFLALGFLLPSIIIIASYSYIYFKARQSSLRVERQRSADSKANSHRPQEGLRARDIRIARTIGVIFLVFMVCCTPVSIAHFMESKVSPEVLLLLHPLYWAQYCINILIYVFMNSQYRDAYINYISQWWPDFKEVTRRKFQWKEEATSGGDSRRMSRATTPNLSVRFQVNKNPSEVQASPLPQLNDTRL; encoded by the exons atGGACACCACCACCGAGGACATGGGCTCCTTTGAGAGGTCGGACGCGGCTGGTTGGGCGTACGTTCTGACCGCCTCGGCCGCCATAATCATCTCCATCCTTGGCTTCTTTG GCAACTTGCTAACCATCCTAGCGCTGCCCCACGCCCGTCGTCTGAGGCACTCTGCTACGTGGCTGGTCGTTAACCTTGCCGTGGCGGAGGGCATCTTCTGCGTCACCATCCTGCCCATCTCCGCTGCCCACCTCCTGCACCTCTACCACGCCGAACGCCCTCTCTTTGACGACACCGGCTGCAGCGTGTTCGTCTTCCTGCGCTACGTGAATATTCAGGCGGAGCTGTTGTCCATTGCGGCTATCGCTATCAacag ATGTGTCCTGATCGCCAACCCCAAGGCGTACCCTCGGCTGTTCTCGGGGGCCAGGACGGCAATGCTGGTGGCTGGCATCTGGCTGGTGTCTATTGCCATTATGCTCATCCCTCTGCTTGGG ATCTATGGTGCAttcacctacaacaacaacacagagGAGTGCGACTTTGATGATGATACAGATCAGGGCCGAGCACCACGCAAGGTGTTCCTGGCGCTgggcttcctcctcccctccatcatcatcattgcctcCTACTCCTACATCTACTTTAAG GCGCGGCAGAGCTCCTTAAGGGTGGAGCGTCAAAGGAGCGCCGACTCGAAAGCCAA CTCCCACCGTCCGCAAGAGGGGCTGCGTGCTCGGGACATACGCATCGCACGCACCATTGGGGTCATCTTCCTTGTGTTCATGGTGTGCTGCACGCCCGTCTCCATCGCACACTTCATGGAGTCCAAG GTAAGCCCTGaggtactgctgctgctgcatccACTCTACTGGGCCCAGTACTGCATCAACATCCTCATCTACGTCTTCATGAACAGCCAGTACCGGGACGCCTACATCAACTACATCTCCCAGTGGTGGCCAGACTTCAAGGAG GTCACCCGGCGGAAGTTCcagtggaaggaggaggcgacCAGTGGAGGAGACAGTCGCCGCATGTCCCGGGCAACCACACCCAACCTCTCGGTCAGATTCCAGGTGAACAAGAACCCCAGTGAGGTCCAGGCATCACCCTTGCCACAGCTCAATGACACTCGCCTATAG
- the LOC126986238 gene encoding trifunctional enzyme subunit beta, mitochondrial-like, producing MALLVARPGLSLRLALHNGGARALNTSVPLAAVAATGKTKSSLSKPGLKNIVLVDGVRTPFLMSGTQYQKLMPHDLARQALKGLVSKVGLDKSAVDYIVMGTVIQEVKTSNVAREASLGAGFSDKTPAHTVTMACISSNQAITTCAGLMHAGVYDACIAGGVEFMSDVPIRHSRKMRELMLKLNKAKTAGARMSLLSQLSMKHLIPELPAVAEFSTNESMGHSADRLAAAFKVSREEQDSFALRSHTLAHKAQEAGMLSDVVAFKVPGVDQTVEKDNGIRVSTPEQMAKLKPAFVKPHGTITAANASYLTDGASACLMCTEEKAKEMGWKPKAYIRDFTYVSQDPKDQLLLGPSYATPKVLEKAGLKTSDIDVWEIHEAFAGQMLANLKAMDSDWFAKTYQGRSEKVGAPEMDKLNLWGGSLSIGHPFGATGVRLMMHAAHRLIKEDGQYACITACAAGGQGVGMVVERYPGASV from the exons ATGGCGCTTCTGGTGGCTCGTCCCGGCTTGTCCCTCCGCCTCGCCCTCCATAATG GTGGAGCGAGGGCACTCAACACCTCTGTGCCCCTGGCAGCGGTGGCGGCGACGGGGAAGACCAAGAGTTCCCTGAGTAAGCCTGGCCTGAAGAATATTGTGTTGGTCGATGGGGTGCGCACGCCCTTCCTCATGTCCGGGACACAGTACCAGAAGCTGATGCCCCACGACCTGGCACGGCAGGCGCTCAA gggcTTGGTGTCTAAGGTTGGCCTGGACAAGAGTGCCGTGGACTACATCGTGATGGGCACCGTTATCCAGGAGGTGAAGACATCCAACGTGGCCCGAGAGGCATCGCTTGGGGCAGGCTTCTCAGACAAGACTCCGGCCCACACCGTGACCATGGCCTGCATCTCCTCCAACCAGGCCATCACCACCT GTGCTGGTCTGATGCACGCTGGGGTGTATGACGCCTGCATTGCCGGTGGTGTGGAGTTCATGTCTGATGTTCCCATCCGCCACTCACGCAAGATGAGGGAACTTATGCTCAAGCTCAACAAGGCCaagactgcag GTGCCCGCATGAGTCTGCTCTCCCAGCTCTCCATGAAGCACCTCATCCCCGAGCTCCCTGCTGTGGCCGAGTTCTCCACTAACGAGTCCATGGGCCACTCTGCTGACCGCCTCGCTGCTGCCTTCAAA gttTCAAGGGAGGAACAGGACAGCTTTGCCCTCCGCTCCCACACGCTTGCACACAAGGCGCAGGAGGCCGGCATGCTCTCCGATGTGGTGGCGTTCAAGGTGCCGGGTGTGGACCAGACCGTGGAGAAGGACAACGGCATCAGAGTGTCCACGCCGGAGCAGATGGCAAAGCTCAAGCCGGCGTTCGTCAAGCCCCACGGCACCATCACGGCTGCCAATGCCTCCTACCTG ACTGACGGTGCCTCTGCCTGCCTGATGTGCACGGAGGAGAAGGCCAAGGAGATGGGATGGAAACCCAAGGCGTACATCAGGGACTTCACTTACGTCTCACAGGACCCCAAAGACCAGCTCCTGCTCGGCCCATCCTATGCCACCCCCAAG GTACTGGAGAAGGCAGGACTCAAGACCTCCGATATTGACGTTTGGGAGATCCACGAAGCTTTTGCCGGCCAGATGTTGGCCAATCTGAAGGCCATGGACTCAGACTGGTTTGCCAAGACCTACCAGGGAAGGTCTGAGAAGGTTGGCGCCCCTGAGATGGACAAACTTAACCTTTGGGGTGGCTCACTCTCCATCGGGCATCCATTTGGTGCTACAG GTGTGCGTCTGATGATGCACGCGGCCCATCGCCTGATCAAGGAGGACGGACAGTATGCCTGCATCACCGCCTGCGCTGCTGGGGGACAG GGCGTGGGCATGGTGGTGGAGCGGTACCCTGGAGCCTCAGTGTAG
- the LOC126986269 gene encoding protein trapped in endoderm-1-like isoform X2: MSGVYRQLADHFETRSTPSLACLVASGNLLTILALPHARRLRHSATWLVVNLAVAEGIFCVTILPISAAHLLHLYHAERPLFDDTGCSVFVFLRYVNIQAELLSIAAIAINRCVLIANPKAYPRLFSGARTAMLVAGIWLVSIAIMLIPLLGIYGAFTYNNNTEECDFDDDTDQGRAPRKVFLALGFLLPSIIIIASYSYIYFKARQSSLRVERQRSADSKANSHRPQEGLRARDIRIARTIGVIFLVFMVCCTPVSIAHFMESKVSPEVLLLLHPLYWAQYCINILIYVFMNSQYRDAYINYISQWWPDFKEVTRRKFQWKEEATSGGDSRRMSRATTPNLSVRFQVNKNPSEVQASPLPQLNDTRL, encoded by the exons ATGTCAGGTGTCTACAGGCAACTTGCTGACCACTTTGAGACCAGATCCACCCCTTCCCTGGCGTGTCTTGTGGCCTCAG GCAACTTGCTAACCATCCTAGCGCTGCCCCACGCCCGTCGTCTGAGGCACTCTGCTACGTGGCTGGTCGTTAACCTTGCCGTGGCGGAGGGCATCTTCTGCGTCACCATCCTGCCCATCTCCGCTGCCCACCTCCTGCACCTCTACCACGCCGAACGCCCTCTCTTTGACGACACCGGCTGCAGCGTGTTCGTCTTCCTGCGCTACGTGAATATTCAGGCGGAGCTGTTGTCCATTGCGGCTATCGCTATCAacag ATGTGTCCTGATCGCCAACCCCAAGGCGTACCCTCGGCTGTTCTCGGGGGCCAGGACGGCAATGCTGGTGGCTGGCATCTGGCTGGTGTCTATTGCCATTATGCTCATCCCTCTGCTTGGG ATCTATGGTGCAttcacctacaacaacaacacagagGAGTGCGACTTTGATGATGATACAGATCAGGGCCGAGCACCACGCAAGGTGTTCCTGGCGCTgggcttcctcctcccctccatcatcatcattgcctcCTACTCCTACATCTACTTTAAG GCGCGGCAGAGCTCCTTAAGGGTGGAGCGTCAAAGGAGCGCCGACTCGAAAGCCAA CTCCCACCGTCCGCAAGAGGGGCTGCGTGCTCGGGACATACGCATCGCACGCACCATTGGGGTCATCTTCCTTGTGTTCATGGTGTGCTGCACGCCCGTCTCCATCGCACACTTCATGGAGTCCAAG GTAAGCCCTGaggtactgctgctgctgcatccACTCTACTGGGCCCAGTACTGCATCAACATCCTCATCTACGTCTTCATGAACAGCCAGTACCGGGACGCCTACATCAACTACATCTCCCAGTGGTGGCCAGACTTCAAGGAG GTCACCCGGCGGAAGTTCcagtggaaggaggaggcgacCAGTGGAGGAGACAGTCGCCGCATGTCCCGGGCAACCACACCCAACCTCTCGGTCAGATTCCAGGTGAACAAGAACCCCAGTGAGGTCCAGGCATCACCCTTGCCACAGCTCAATGACACTCGCCTATAG